The Streptomyces sp. R28 region GGTGCGGTCGGTGGTGGGCTCGCTCATGCGGCCACCCCCAGGTACGCCTCGATGACCGCCCCGTCGCGCTGGATCTCCTCGGGCGAGCCCTCGGCGATCCTGCGGCCGAAGTCGAGGCAGACCACCTTGTCGCACAGGCCCATCACGAATCCCATGTGGTGTTCGACCACCACGAGGGTGAGGTCGAAGTCCTGGCGGACCGACCGGACCAGATCTGCGAATTGGTCGACCTCGCCGTGGCTGAGTCCGTTGACGGGTTCGTCGAGCAGCAGCAGCCGGGGCCGTACCGCGAGCGCCCGGGCGAGTTCGACGCGTTTGAGCGTGCCGAACGGCAGCCCGGAGGCGGGGTGGTCGGCGACGTCCGCGAGGCCGAGTCGCCGTAGCAGGTCGTCTGCCTGCTCACGTAGTTCCCTCTCTTCTCGCCGGACGCGGGGCAGCCGGAGCGCCGCGGCGAGGTGTCCGGTGCGCCCCCGGCTGTGGGCGCCGACCATGACGTTCTCCCGGACCGTGAGCCGCGGGAACAGGCCGAGGTTCTGGAAGGTGCGGGCGATGCCGCGCCCGGCCACGGTGTGCGGTGGAAGGGCGAGCAGGTCCTCACCCTCGAACCGCACCGTTCCCGCATCGGGGGTGCAGCGCCTGGTGAGGCAGTTGAACAAGGTGGTCTTGCCGGCTCCGTTCGGGCCGATGAGCCCTACGGCGGTGCCCTGCTCGACGGTGAACCCGACACCGTCCAAGGCTGTGATCCCGCCGAAACGCACGCTGATACCGTCGACCGCGAGCATGAGTGACGCCCTTTCCGACGTGCTGGGGGGTGGGCGAGCGTCACAGTAGGTGGGGGTGTTCCGGGCGCACATTGGGTGCGAGCACCCAACTTCCGGGTCGCCGGACTGTGCGCCGCGCACAGGTCCCCGCAGATGTCTCACCCCGGGGCTGTTGACGGAGCACGAGGCGGGCGGCGACGATCGGCGCCATGCCTCGTGGTCCCGCTCTGGGCACCCCCCGACTCTCCGAACCGCTCCGCCTGGAGCGGCGGCGGATCCTGCACGCCGTCCACGACCGGATCGAGGAGGTGGCGGAGACCGCCGTCGAGGTGATGCGCACGGAGATCCCGTCGTACGCGCTGCAGGACGAGCGGTTCTTCGACGATGTGCGGGAGCAGGTGCTCGAGCACTACCGGATGCAGTTGGCGGCGCTGGCGGGCGACCGGGACATCGCGCCCGAGGACCTGGTGTTCAGTCGCGCGGCAGCGATGCGCAGGGCGCGGGCGGGGTTCGCGCTGGAGGACTGGATCAGTGCCTTCCGGGTCGGCCGGCAGGTGCTGTGGGACTCGCTGCTGGAGTGCGCGGGCACGTCCGCGGAGGCCCAGCAGGCCGCACTGTGCCTGGTCACGCCGCTCATGCGGTACGTGGACTACGCCAGCACCCATGCCGCGCAGGCGTACGTCGAGTACCAGCAGCACGTGGTGGCGGACGCGGACCGGGAGCGCCGGGATCTCCTGGACCAGCTCCTGGCCGGCGTGGCACCGACGCGCGGGCCGCTGTTCGCGGCGGCGCAGGCGTACGGCATCGGACCGCGCTCGCCGATGATGGCGGTCGTGGCGGTGTGCGTCGACAACACCGGCACCGGGGATCTCACGTCGGCCGAGCACGGGTACGCCACCAGCGCGTCGATCAGCGTCGCCGGTCCCTGGGCCGGCCGAACCCTGGTCGTCGTACGCCACGGGGAGGTGGTGACCGTGCCCGTGGTCCGGGCCGGCATGAACGCGGAGGACATATGTGCCCACTTCGAGGCCGTGCAGCGGCGGCTCGCGCGGGAGGGAACCAGGCTCTCCATGGGCATCAGCACCGTCGCGCAGGGCGCTGCCGAACTGCCGCGCGCCTACACGGAGGCGCGGGCCGCCCTCGATCTGGTGCCGAGCGGGGGCGGGGTGGCGGCGTTGCCGCGGCTGTCGCCCTTCGACTACCTGGCGCTGCGCGCCGACGATCTCGCCCGCCAGCTGGTCGATCCCCGTGTGCGGGCACTGCTGGAGGAGGACCGCAGACGTGGTGACACGCTGGCGGCCACCATACGGACCTTCGCGGAGGCGGATCTCAATCTGCGGCTGGCCGCCGACCGGCTGCGGATCCACCACAACACGGCGCACTACCGGTTGCGCCGGATCGAGGAACGCACCGGCCGCAATCCGCGCCGGATCGCCGACCTCCTGGAACTGCTGGTCGCCCTCGCCATCCGCGACGGGGCCGGGGAAGGTGAGGACGGCCAGTGAGCGGCATCGTTGAATCCGCCGGTACCGAGGCGGCACGTCAGCTGCCGGCGGGGCAGGGGAGCATGGGCCCGTCGGAGGACCACGCCGGTCAGGACCGGACTCTCCGGCGTGCGCTGCTGGACGCCGCTCTGGGGGTGTTCACCGAGCGCGGTTACACCGACGCCGGCCTCGGCGAGATCGCGGCGCGCTCGGGCATCCCGGTGGGCAGCCTCTTCCAGCACTACGGCGGAAAGCGAGGGCTTTACCTCGCCCTCTGGGAGGAGTTCCGGGAGGAGCAGGAGCGCCGGACCGCGGCCACGCTGACCGCCGAGCGCGGCCGTGGCGTGGACGATCCCATCGCCCTCTTCGTGGCGGGAGCCAGGGCGTATCTGGCGGGCGCCTGGGACAACCGGCGGCTCGCCAGGCTCCTCGCGGAGGACGACGGCCCCGCGGGCTTCGACGCGCTGCGCCGCCAGTGGGACCGCGCGTGGGTACGGCGCAACGCCCGGCTGCTGGAGGTGGACGAGCGGCGACGCGCCGGCCGGGTCCGGGTGAGCGTACTGACCACCGTCATCGGAGGGGCGGCGCGCGAACTGGGCGACTGCGGCGACGAGACGGAGGCCCGGGAGATCGTGGACGAGGTGTGCGGCATCCTGATCCATCTGTCGGCGCCGCCCGGCTGACACACCTGGCGGGTGGCCCGACGGGGGCGGGGGACGGGGCTCTCACGAGGGAGCGTCCGGCGGTGCTGTACGCCGGACGCCTCCCTGTCCCCCACCTCAGATCCCGATGCCGGCTCCTTCCTTGAACGGGAGCGCGTCACCGAGCAGTTGCCCACCGTCGATCACCATGGTCTCGCCGGTGATCCAGCTCGCGGCGTCGGAGACGAGGAAGGCGACCGCCGAGGCGATGTCCGCCGGCTCCCCGATGCGCCCGAGTGCCATCGCGGCGGACACGGCGTCCTCATGCTCCTTCCACAGCGCCTCGGCCAGCTTGGTGCGCACCACACCCGGTGCCACCGCGTTGACGCGAACCTTCGGCGAGAGTTCCAGGGCCAGTTGCTTCGTGAGGTGGATCAGTGCGGCCTTGGACGCGTTGTACAAACCGATGTTCGCCTCGATGGCCATGCCGCCGACCGACGCGGTGTTGACGACCGCGCCGCCGTGCTCGCCCATCCAGGCCCGGGTGGCCAGACCCGTCCACAGGACGGGAGCCCACAGGTTCACGTCGAAGGTCTTGGCGAACCGGGCGTGGTCCTGGTCGATGACGGGCCCGAAGGCCGGGTTGGTGCCCGCGTTGTTGACGAGGATGTCCAGGCTTCCGAAACGCTCGAGGGTCAGATCCACACAGCGCTGGGCCGCCTCTTCGTCCACCGCGTGCGCACCGACACCGACCGCGGTGCCCCCGACCTGGGCCGCGGCGGCGTCCGCCGCCTCCTGGGACCGGGAGGTGAGGACGACGTTGCCGCCGGCGGCGGCGATGGCCTGGGCGATCGCCAGCCCGATGCCGCGCGAGGCGCCGGTGACGACGGCGGTGCGGCCGGTGAGGTCCAGTCCTGTCATCTCAGCTCACCGCCGCCGTGGCCGCGTCGCGATACTGCCGCAGTTCCTGCTTGGCGATGGCCCGCTTGTGGACCTCGTCGGGGCCGTCCGCCAGCCGCAGCGTCCGCAGCTGCGCGTACATCATCGCCAGCGGGAAGTCGTCGGTCACTCCCGCTCCCCCGTGCACCTGGATCGCACGGTCGACGATCTTCAGCGCGATGTTCGGGGCGGCCACCTTGATGGCCGCGATCTCGGTGCGCGCTTCCTTGTTCCCGACCGTGTCCATCAGATACGCGGCCTTGAGCGTGAGCAGGCGGATCATCTCGATGTCGATCCGCGCTTCCGCGATCCAGTCCTGGATGTTGGACCGTTCGGCAACCGGACTGCCGAACGTCACCCGGGACTGCGCGCGCCGGCACATCAGCTCCAGCGCCCGCTCGGCCGCGCCGATGGCCCGCATGCAGTGGTGGATGCGACCGGGCCCGAGCCGGGCCTGGCTGATCGCGAATCCCTCGCCCTCGCCCTTGAGGACGTCCTTGGCCGGGACCCGTACGTCGTGGAAGTCGATCTCTGCGTGCCCCTCACGGTCCTGGTAGCCGAACACCGGCAGACTGCGCATCACCGTGATCCCGGGGGCGTCGATCGGGACGACCATCATCGACTGCTGCCGGTGCGGGGCGGCGGTGGGGTCCGTCTTGCCCATGACGATGAGCACCTTGCAGTTGCGGTGCATGGCGTTGGACGCGAACCACTTGCGGCCGTTGAGCACGAACTCGTCGCCGTCGCGCTCCATCCGCAACTCGATGTTGGTGGCGTCGGAGCTGGCGACACGGGGCTCGGTCATCGCGAACGCCGAGGCCATCGTTCCGTCGAGGAGAGGCCTCAGGTACTTCTCCTTGTGCTCGTCGCTGCCGAACAGCGTGAGCACCTCCATGTTGCCGGTGTCGGGAGCGTTGCAGTTGCACGCCTCGGAGGCGATGTGGCTGCGGCCCATGATCTCGGCCAGCGGCGCGTACTCGAAGTTCGTCAGCCCCGGCCCCCACTCGGGGTGCGGGTGGAAGAGGTTCCACAGTCCGCGCCGGCGCGCCTCCGCCTTGAGTTCCTCGATGATCGGCGGCTGGAAGTGCGGGTCACCCGACGCGCACATCTGCTCGTGGTACACAGACTCAGCGGGGTAGACGTGCGCATCCATGAACTCGAGCAGATCCGCCCGGTACTTCTTGGCGCGATCCGAAGTCTCAAACAGGGACATGCGAACTCCTGACTGGGAGGGAGGGAAATTCGGGGCAGACGGCGAGGAAAGGCTGGTCCGGCGTGCCGGTCACGGCTGCGCCAGGAGGGAGCTCTGGTAGCGGCGCATTCCGCGCAGCCACCGGTCGTAGTCCGAGCCCTTCTGCCGGTACATCTCAAGAACGTCTTCGTGCGGCAGGATCAGGAAGCGCTCGTCCTCGATCGCGGCCAGGACGGAGTCGGCGACTTCGGCCGGGTCCAGGACGTCACCCGCGGACGTGACGGCCCGCGTCGCCGCTCTTCCCAGCGCGTCCCCCGAGTCCTCCCCGGCGGACAGCATCCTGGTGTTCACGCCCATCGGGCACAGACAGCTGACCCGGACCCCGCGATCGCCGTAGGTGACACTCAGCCACTCGGCGAAGGCGACGGCCGCGTGCTTGGTGACGGCGTACGTGGCGGAGCCGATCTGGGTGAGCAGCCCGGCCGCCGAGGCGGTGCTGACGAAGTAGCCCTCGTCGCGCTTGAGCCATCGCGGCACCAGAAGCCTCGCCGCACGGATGTGGGCTCGCAGGTTCACATCGATCGAGAGGTCCCACTCCTGCTCGCTCGCGTCGAGGCGGGGCGCCCCGGCGATACCGGCGTTCGCGAAGTAGAGATCGACCGGACCGAACGTGCTCTCGGCCAGGGCGATCAGCTCCTGGATCTGGGCGGTCTCCGACACGTCCGCGCCGGCGCTGACCGTACTTTCGGGATGGTCGGCGTTGACTCTCTCCGACACCGCCCGCGCGCTCTCCGCGTCGAGGTCCGCGACGACCACCCGGGCGCCCTCGCGAGCGAGCCGTGCGACCAGCGCGCTACCGATGCCGCCACCCCCACCGGTGACGATGGCGACTCTCTGTGCAACGTTCACAGGCGGACCTCTCCGTGCCGGGACGTTCTTCCGCCACTCTGTATAATTGAATCTGGCGTCAACTTCAATAGCCGGCCACAGAGCAGCCGTGGTCGTTGCGCCCCGTGTCGTTGCCCCCCGTGTCGTCACACCGTGCCGTCACGCCGTCTCGTCCCGTCCGTGGAGCAGGACGAGAAAAAGAAAAGACACCCGGCGGTACCGGGTGTCTTGGGAGCAGGCGGAATCAGCGGTGGTCGGGGAACCGCAGGGCGTTCGCCCAGAGCCGGGTCACCGTGGAGACGAGTTCCTCGAAGTCCACCGGCGTACCTTCTTCTTCCTGCCCTTCACAGAGCACGAAGGCGTGGTAGGCCATGACGCTGACCATGCCCGACAGCGCGCGGGAGGCCTTCATCGGATCGACCTCACGGTCTGCGACACCGCGCGCCTGCAGGTCGGCGATGCCGCGGGCATTGCGGCGGATGAACGCGTCCCCGCGCCGCCTTCGGAACTCACGGAACTCCGGCTCCACTTGGGCGACCTGCTCCAGCAGCGCCATCAGCTTCGCGTTCCGTCTGTACGCCGCGAGATACGCGCGATTGCTCGCCTCGAGCACCGCATAGGGATCGTCGGCGCCCTGCACCCGGCCCATGCCGGGGTGCATCATGTCCTCTTGCGCCTCCAGGAGTACGGCGGCCAGCACCTCTTCCTTGTTGGCGAAGTAGGTGTAGAAGGACCCCGCCGCGCATCGAGCCTCTTTGGTGATGTCGGTCAGGCGGGTGTCGAGGTAGCCGTCCCGTTCGAACACCTTCCGGGCGGCCTTCACCAGGGCGGCCCGTGTCCGCGCTCCGCGCTGCGTCGTGGGCGGCTCGCGAAGCTGCGAGAGGGGCGCCACGGGCGGCGCGTTCTCGCCGTCGATGTCCTCGGGCGCAGTGGTGTCCATCCCCGGGACTTTACTTGAATCCGACGCCATAGTCACAACCCCCAAGGGCCCCGGCAGGGCCGGTTGACGTCCTGGTCTCCGAGGTTCAGCGAGGGTGGACGGCAGCGTCGCCGAGCGAGGTGTCGCGGGCGAGCGCGGTACGGTCGATGGACCGCTTGAGGATCTTCCCCGACGGACCCTTGGGCAGCGCGTCGACGAACCGGACGATGCGCGGGATCTTGTAGGCGGACAGCCGCTCTCGCGCCCAGCTCGACACCTCGGCGGCACCGAGTTCCGAACCGGGCCGGGCCGCGATGAGCGCGGCGACCTCCTCGCCGTAGTGGTCGTCGGGAACGCCGATGACGGCCGCCTCGACGATGTCGGGGTGCTCGTAGAGAACTTCCTCCACCTCACCGGGGTAGACGTTGTAACCGCCGCGGATGATCAGGTCCTTGATGCGGTCGACGATGCGCAGGTCGCCGTCCGTGTCGGTTTCGCCGAGGTCGCCGGTCCGCAACCAGCCGTCGGACGAGAGGGCCGCGGCGGTGTCCGCGGGGCGGTTCCAGTAGCCGCGCATCACCGTGGGCCCCTTGATGTGGACCTCGCCGACGGTTCCCGGCGGGCACTCGTTGCCGTCGTCGTCACGCACCTGGACCCGCAGTCCCGGGACCGCCCGGCCGGTGTATCCGGTCTTGCCGCCGCGGTCGATGTCGTTGAAGGTGCCGAACGCGGTGGTCTCGGTGAGCCCGTACCCCTCGACGATGGTGCAGCCGAAGCGGGCCTCGAAGGCCCGGGCGACCTCACCGGGCAGGGAGGCACCGCCGGAGACGGCGACACGAAGCTGCGCGAAGTCCGCCGGGTTCGCGTCGCCCGCCGCGTGCAGCATCGCGTTCCACATGGTCGGCACGCCGGCCATGATGGTGAGCCGGTCGCGGCGCAGCATCTCCAGCATCGACGCCGGGTCGAATCGGGCCAGCAACGACATCGAGCCGCCCGCGGTCAGGGTCGCCATCAGAACCGATGCCTGGCCGAACACGTGGAACAGCGGGAGTCCGGTGCCGGTACGGTCGGCGCTCGACGCGCGGCTGCACTCGGCTCCGATCTCCCCGGCGGACAGCAGGTTGCCGACCGTGAGTTGAGCCCCCTTCGGCCGCCCGGTGGTGCCCGAGGTGTACAGGATGGCCGCGGTCTCGTCGCGGTCCCGGTCGACGACGTCGGCAGGGGTCGCGCCGGTGACCGACGCGCCCGGGGACAGCGTCCAGAACGGCACCTCGATCGCCGCGCCCGCCTCGGCGACGGCTGGGCCTAGGGCGTGCCAGGCGATCGCCAATGAGCAGCCGGCGTCACCGAGGACGTACTCGACCTCGGCCCGGGTGGACATCGTGTTGACCGGCACCACGACACAGCCCGCGGCCTGAATCCCGAGATAGGCCACCACGAACTCGGGCACCGACGGCGCTGCGAGCAGCACCCGGTCCCCGGGGGACAGCCCTGCGGCGGCCAGAGCCCCCGCGTACCGTGCGCTCGCGTCGCGCAGTTGACGGTAGGTCCACTGGTCCGTGGCGCCGCGCAGGGCGATGTTGTCGGGAGTGGCGGCCGCGTGGCGGCACACCGGATCGAAGACGCTGGTCATGAGCGGTGCCTTCCAGGGATGTGAGCAGGTGAAGGTGCGGGATCCCGCCCTCGCCGATCGTTTGAGTTGGCCCGGCCTCCCCCTCAAGTCCTCGGCAGGGGCAGCCGGATGACGCACCTCACGCGCCCGATCCGTCGATCCGGTCCGTCGGTCTGATCCGTCGATCTGATCCGTCGATCGGTCAGGCGGTGATACGGAAGCGTTCCGCGAGTTGGCGGCGGGTGTCGGCGGCGCTGGTGTGCAGCACTCCCCCGATACCGATCCGCTCCGCTCCGTCGAGGTTCTGCTGCAGATCGTCGATCATGACGGCCTCCTCGGGGTCGATGCCGAGGCGTTCACATGCGATCGCGTAGATCCGCCGGGAAGGCTTGCGGATTCCGACCTCGGAGGAGATGACGACCACGTCGGCGACAGCGGCGAGGGCGACACCGTCGTACGTCCCGGTACCGAAGGAATTGGACACCAGCGCAACGGGACGACCGGCGGCTCGAAGATCGCCGAGCAGCGCGAGCATCTCCTCGTCGATCGACATTCCCGCTTGCATCCGGGCCGTGAGTCCCCCGGCCGGTACGTCGGCACCGTGGACTCGGAGCCGCTCGGCGAATCCTCGCTCGAAGGCTTCGGCGTCGATACGACCGCACTCGTGGTCGGCCAGAAGGGTGCGTGAGGGCTGGTCCCGGGCAAAGAGCTCCAGCGGCAGGCGCGGGTCGCCGCCGAGCGAGGCACCGAAGTCGGTGAAAGCCCGCAGCACGCTGGAGGTGATGACCCCGCCGAAGTCCACCAGGACCGCGGTTCGCCCCTTCTCCTGCCCCTGCCCCTGCTCCGTTTCCGATTCCGTCTCCATCAGACGACCTCGAACAGTCCGGCTGCGCCCATTCCGCCGCCGACACACATCGAGATCACCACGTACCGGACACCTCGGCGCTTGCCCTCGATGAGGGCATGCCCCACCAGGCGGGCACCGGTCATTCCGTACGGATGGCCGACCGAGATCGCGCCGCCGTTGACGTTGAACCGCTCCGGGTCGATGTGCAGTTCATCGCGGCAGTACAGCGCCTGGGAGGCGAACGCCTCGTTGAGTTCCCACAGGCCGATGTCGTCGATGGTGAGGTTGTGCTGCTTCAGCAGCTTCGGGATGGCGAACACCGGACCGATGCCCATCTCCTCCGGCCCGCAACCGGCAACGGTCATACCCCGGTAGACGCCGAGCGGTTCCAGTCCGCGGCGCTCGGCCTCCTTCGACTCCATCAGCACCGACGCCGAAGCCCCGTCCGACAGCTGCGAGGAGTTGCCCGCCGTCACGCTGGAGTGCGCGCTCACCTGACCGTCGGGCAGCACCGGCGCCAGCCCGGCCAGGCCTTCGAGCGTCGTCGACGCGCGGTTGCCCTCGTCCCGGGGCAGGGTGACCTCCTCCTCCCGCACTTCCCCGGACTGCTTGTCGAGCACCTTCTTGATGCTGCTGAGCGCGACGATCTCCTGATCGAACCGGCCGGCCTCCTGCGCCGCCGCGGTGCGCTGCTGCGACAGCAGCGCGAACTCGTCCTGGCGTTCCCGGCTCACGCCGTAGCGTTCGGCGACGATCTCCGCGGTCTGCAGCATCGGCAGGTAGATGCTCGGCTTGTGCTCGACCAGCCAGGGATCCGCCATGCGGTGGGTGTTCATGTGGTCGTTCTGGACCAGGGAGATCGACTCGACACCGCCGCCGACGGCGACCTGCATGCCGTCCGCGACGATCTGCTTGGCGGCCGTCGCGATGGCCATCAGGCCCGACGAGCACTGCCGGTCGATGGTCATCCCTGACGCAGTGTCCGGCAGCCCGGCACGCAGAGCGGCCTGGCGCGCGACGTTGAAACCGGCGGACCCCTGCTGCACAGCACAGCCGAAGACGACGTCCTCGACCTCGCCTCCCTCGAGCCCGGCACGCTGCACCGCGTGCGAAAGGGCATGCGCAGCGAGCTCCTGTGCCTGCGTGTCGTTGAACGCGCCGCGGTACGCCTTTCCGATCGGCGTCCGTGCCGTCGAAACGATGACTGCTTCCCTCATGTCGCCTCACTGCTTCCTGCTGGTCCGGTTCATCCGGGAGTTTCGGGACCGTCGAACGCCAACTGAGGCGCTGTGACTGCTTATTGACCGCTTGCCCCGCTGGCCGATGACATGAGCCATGGCCGCAGGGGTGACGGGAGCCGACCTCCGGCTCGGTTATAGTTGAATTCGGCGTCAGGTTCAACCAAGACGGCCCGCACTCATGACTTGACAGCCCGCCCCCCTGCCTGAAGGCTACCGACCAGTCGGTACGAAAGGGTGGGCCGTGACCGAGCTGAGCATCTCCACCGGTGCGGGCGTGTTCGACGCGATCGTGGCGGGTCCGCCCGAGGGCCGCCCGGTGCTGCTGCTGCACGGCTTCCCGCAGACGGGGCTGGCGTGGCGACGCCAGATCACGGCGTTGGCCGAGCACGGCTACCGAGTGGTGGCACCCGACCAGCGTGGGTACTCCCCCGGCGCCCGCCCCCAGCGGCCCGAGGACTATCGCATCGGCCTTCTCGTCGACGACGTGGTCGCGATCACCGAGGAACTGGGCTGGGCGGCGTTCGACCTGGTCGGCCATGACTGGGGAGGCGCGGTCGCCTGGTGGACCGCGCATGCCCACCCCGGCCGCGTACGCACCCTGACGGTCGTCTCGACCCCGCACCCCGGTGCTCTGGCCACCACCCTGCGCACCGACCAGGACCAGCGTGAACGCTCTCGCTACATGATCGACTGGCGCGAAGCACCCGCGACCGAAGAGCGCATGCTCGCCCACGACGCCCAGGAGCTACGCGCCTTCTACGCCGAGAAGGTCCCGCAGGCCAGTGCCGAGGCCTACGTGCGGCACCTGTCCCAGCCGGGCGCTCTCACCGCGGCGCTCAACTGGTACCGGGCCGGCCGCCCCGACGGCGCGATCGGCGTCATCGACGTACCCACGCTGTACGTCTGGAGCGCGGAGGACAGCGCGTTCGGACCGGCGGCCGCGAGGGAGACCGGGCGGTGGGTCGGCGGGCCGTACCGGTTCGAGACCCTCCAGGGCGTCAGCCACTGGGTTCCCGAGGAGGCGCCCGAAACGCTGAACCGCCTGCTGCTCGACCATTTGCGAGCGCACGGCGCGTACTGAACCGCACCGAATACCGCTGTTGGTCGACTCCCTGAAAGGTGACCCCGTGAAGACAGCACGCGCGGCCTGGCGGCGCCTCGAGCCCGTACACGGCATGATCTATTTCGTCCCCGAGGGAAGACGACGGTACGCGGACCTCGGACTGAGCGGACGCGCCGGGTACTTTGCCTCCCGGAGCGCCGCGTTCGGCAGGGCATCCGCCGAGCTGGTCATAGCGACCTTCTACAACTTCAACCCCGATTTCGTACGGCAGGCGCTCGCCGGGGCCTGGGACGCGACGACTCCTCAGCAGGTACTCGACGCGCGGTACGCCGCCGCGGACGAGGCCCTGCGGCGGGCGGGAATCCACGAGCTGCCCGCTCTGGACGAGGTACTGGCGCTGACCCGCAGGGCCGCCGAGGCCGCCTGCGAACACAGGGCGGGCCGCCCGCTGTTCGCCGCGCATGCCGCCCTACCCTGGCCGGAGGAACCGGTACTGCAGCTGTGGCACGCCCAGACGCTGCTCCGGGAGTTCCGTGGAGACGGCCATGTGGCGTGCTTGCTGAGCGAGGGCGTCGGAGCCCTGGAATCCCTGATTCTGCACGCCGCCACCGGCGAGGTTCCCGTCGACTTCCTCAAGGCGAGCCGCGCGCGGCCCGCGGAAGAGTGGGCCGACACCGAGGAGCGCCTGCGCACGCGAGGCCTCCTCGACGGTGACTCCCTCACCACTGAAGGCGTGCGCCTGCGCCGGCACATCGAGGACCGCACCGACCTCCTGGCCCTCCCCGCCTACGCCGCCCTGGGTGACAGCGACTGCGAACGTCTCGCCGAACTCGCCGGCCCCTTCGGCCACGCCGTCGTCGAAGCCGGTCTCCTCAAGCTCGGCTGACCGAGCACGGACTCACGGCCGCCATGAGGTCGTCGATGAGTCCGTGCAACGACGCGCCGGCATCCCCCAGCCGGCCGAGCCTGCGGCCGGCCGAGCCCCCGGCCGGCTGCCCGCCGCCTGCCGTCCGCTGCCTGCTGCCTGCTGCCTGCTGCCTGCTACCAACCCGCCGCGCCCCATTCCCCCTTGAGTGATCTCCGAGACCGTCGACCTGCTGATGCCGGGGGCCGGCGCAGTGGTTCGTCGCGGTGATCGTCCCGAAGTTTCCCCGCTCCCCATCTCGCGCTGCGGCTGGGCCGTGGGCACGGCGGTGCTCAAAGGCAGTGCTGCAACGAGAGCGGCCTCGGTCTCCGCACGGTGCCAAGCGGGCTCACGAGCGCCGAACTGCGGCGCATCGTCGAACGACCTCGACCACGCCGTGCACGTCGTGAAGTCGCGGCCCCCTGGCTGTCTCGGAACCAGGCCGCGACCGCCTTGATTGTCGTCGACCTCCCGCTCCATCCGAGTGACGGGTCCCGGACCAGGGCGGCTTCAAGTTCCGGGATCGCGTAGATCGTCGGGGCCGTTCACGGGTGGGGCTGAGCTGGGGATTCGACAGAACTCAAACCGCCGTTCCCCATCGCGTGGAGCTCATTACCCGACTGCGTGCATAGCGCAATCATGTAGGCCTCCGGCCCTCCGAAGCAGTGCCGCTCCGCCGACCTGATCGGCTGCGGCGTCATGGGTTTTCTCGATACTCCACAGCGCGGCCGATGAGTTTGTGGCTCCCGGCCGGTCCAAGCTCGTGACACCCCAGGAAAGGACATCGCCATGTCGGAGCTTCTCGTCGACTTCATCACCTCCCTCGACGGCCACGCATCGGGAGAGGGATGGCCCGGGTTCTGGGGCCTCGAGGGCCCGGAGTACCTCGCATGGCTCGGTGAGCAGCCCGAGGCCACCTACCTGATGGGAGCGAACACCTACCGCCTGATGTCGGGCTTCGCCGCAGGCGAGGTCCCGAAGGGCCAAGACGAGTTCAGGCCCGAAGAAGAGGCGTCCGTCGACGAGCTCACGCAAGCGTCCAAGGTGGTGTTCTCCTCCTCACTCGAGGATCCACTGACGTGGGCCA contains the following coding sequences:
- a CDS encoding TetR/AcrR family transcriptional regulator, which gives rise to MSGIVESAGTEAARQLPAGQGSMGPSEDHAGQDRTLRRALLDAALGVFTERGYTDAGLGEIAARSGIPVGSLFQHYGGKRGLYLALWEEFREEQERRTAATLTAERGRGVDDPIALFVAGARAYLAGAWDNRRLARLLAEDDGPAGFDALRRQWDRAWVRRNARLLEVDERRRAGRVRVSVLTTVIGGAARELGDCGDETEAREIVDEVCGILIHLSAPPG
- a CDS encoding SDR family oxidoreductase, with product MNVAQRVAIVTGGGGGIGSALVARLAREGARVVVADLDAESARAVSERVNADHPESTVSAGADVSETAQIQELIALAESTFGPVDLYFANAGIAGAPRLDASEQEWDLSIDVNLRAHIRAARLLVPRWLKRDEGYFVSTASAAGLLTQIGSATYAVTKHAAVAFAEWLSVTYGDRGVRVSCLCPMGVNTRMLSAGEDSGDALGRAATRAVTSAGDVLDPAEVADSVLAAIEDERFLILPHEDVLEMYRQKGSDYDRWLRGMRRYQSSLLAQP
- a CDS encoding TetR/AcrR family transcriptional regulator — its product is MDTTAPEDIDGENAPPVAPLSQLREPPTTQRGARTRAALVKAARKVFERDGYLDTRLTDITKEARCAAGSFYTYFANKEEVLAAVLLEAQEDMMHPGMGRVQGADDPYAVLEASNRAYLAAYRRNAKLMALLEQVAQVEPEFREFRRRRGDAFIRRNARGIADLQARGVADREVDPMKASRALSGMVSVMAYHAFVLCEGQEEEGTPVDFEELVSTVTRLWANALRFPDHR
- a CDS encoding acyl-CoA dehydrogenase family protein, yielding MSLFETSDRAKKYRADLLEFMDAHVYPAESVYHEQMCASGDPHFQPPIIEELKAEARRRGLWNLFHPHPEWGPGLTNFEYAPLAEIMGRSHIASEACNCNAPDTGNMEVLTLFGSDEHKEKYLRPLLDGTMASAFAMTEPRVASSDATNIELRMERDGDEFVLNGRKWFASNAMHRNCKVLIVMGKTDPTAAPHRQQSMMVVPIDAPGITVMRSLPVFGYQDREGHAEIDFHDVRVPAKDVLKGEGEGFAISQARLGPGRIHHCMRAIGAAERALELMCRRAQSRVTFGSPVAERSNIQDWIAEARIDIEMIRLLTLKAAYLMDTVGNKEARTEIAAIKVAAPNIALKIVDRAIQVHGGAGVTDDFPLAMMYAQLRTLRLADGPDEVHKRAIAKQELRQYRDAATAAVS
- a CDS encoding ABC transporter ATP-binding protein translates to MLAVDGISVRFGGITALDGVGFTVEQGTAVGLIGPNGAGKTTLFNCLTRRCTPDAGTVRFEGEDLLALPPHTVAGRGIARTFQNLGLFPRLTVRENVMVGAHSRGRTGHLAAALRLPRVRREERELREQADDLLRRLGLADVADHPASGLPFGTLKRVELARALAVRPRLLLLDEPVNGLSHGEVDQFADLVRSVRQDFDLTLVVVEHHMGFVMGLCDKVVCLDFGRRIAEGSPEEIQRDGAVIEAYLGVAA
- a CDS encoding PucR family transcriptional regulator, which encodes MPRGPALGTPRLSEPLRLERRRILHAVHDRIEEVAETAVEVMRTEIPSYALQDERFFDDVREQVLEHYRMQLAALAGDRDIAPEDLVFSRAAAMRRARAGFALEDWISAFRVGRQVLWDSLLECAGTSAEAQQAALCLVTPLMRYVDYASTHAAQAYVEYQQHVVADADRERRDLLDQLLAGVAPTRGPLFAAAQAYGIGPRSPMMAVVAVCVDNTGTGDLTSAEHGYATSASISVAGPWAGRTLVVVRHGEVVTVPVVRAGMNAEDICAHFEAVQRRLAREGTRLSMGISTVAQGAAELPRAYTEARAALDLVPSGGGVAALPRLSPFDYLALRADDLARQLVDPRVRALLEEDRRRGDTLAATIRTFAEADLNLRLAADRLRIHHNTAHYRLRRIEERTGRNPRRIADLLELLVALAIRDGAGEGEDGQ
- a CDS encoding SDR family oxidoreductase, with product MTGLDLTGRTAVVTGASRGIGLAIAQAIAAAGGNVVLTSRSQEAADAAAAQVGGTAVGVGAHAVDEEAAQRCVDLTLERFGSLDILVNNAGTNPAFGPVIDQDHARFAKTFDVNLWAPVLWTGLATRAWMGEHGGAVVNTASVGGMAIEANIGLYNASKAALIHLTKQLALELSPKVRVNAVAPGVVRTKLAEALWKEHEDAVSAAMALGRIGEPADIASAVAFLVSDAASWITGETMVIDGGQLLGDALPFKEGAGIGI